From one bacterium Scap17 genomic stretch:
- a CDS encoding ABC transporter permease → MWAMLLQRCLYGGFTLVFVACVVFWVIEMLPGDFCVNYLGRSMTPINLAQCRAELGLDTPVTTRFVSWWGQLLSGDFGTSLTSRAPVSDTLMPRLANTLLLGGIATVMAIPLAILLGLIAALKRDSWLDSSLSSLVLIAMTVPEFISATLLTLAFAIWLPWFPAITVAGANESLWNLLPGVWLPAITLALVAMAHMMRMTRSNTISVMDSDFMNMARIRQLPRWRLVIRHLAPAALLPTISLAAMTIAWLLGGVVIVEQVFNYPGLGRLMISAINDRDMPVVQACALVLSVTYVLCNLVADMLVIVLNPKLKTA, encoded by the coding sequence ATGTGGGCAATGCTGTTGCAGCGCTGCCTGTATGGCGGCTTCACGCTGGTCTTCGTGGCCTGCGTGGTGTTCTGGGTGATCGAGATGCTGCCGGGCGACTTCTGCGTCAACTATCTGGGACGCAGCATGACCCCGATCAATCTCGCCCAATGTCGCGCCGAGCTTGGCCTGGACACGCCGGTGACGACACGCTTCGTCAGCTGGTGGGGGCAGTTGCTGAGTGGTGATTTCGGCACCTCGCTGACCAGTCGTGCACCGGTCAGCGATACCCTGATGCCGCGCCTGGCCAACACCTTGCTGCTGGGCGGCATCGCGACCGTGATGGCCATCCCGCTGGCCATCCTGCTGGGGCTGATCGCGGCGCTCAAGCGCGACAGCTGGCTCGACTCCAGCCTCTCCAGCCTGGTGCTGATCGCCATGACGGTGCCGGAATTCATCAGCGCCACCCTGCTGACCCTGGCCTTCGCCATCTGGCTGCCGTGGTTCCCTGCCATCACCGTGGCCGGTGCCAACGAGAGCCTGTGGAACCTGCTGCCCGGTGTCTGGCTGCCCGCCATCACGCTGGCGCTGGTGGCCATGGCACACATGATGCGCATGACCCGCTCCAACACCATCAGCGTGATGGACAGCGACTTCATGAACATGGCGCGTATCCGCCAGCTGCCGCGCTGGCGACTGGTGATCCGTCATCTGGCACCAGCCGCCCTGCTGCCGACCATCAGTCTGGCCGCCATGACCATCGCCTGGCTGCTGGGCGGCGTGGTGATCGTCGAACAGGTATTCAACTATCCGGGGCTGGGGCGCCTGATGATCTCGGCCATCAATGACCGCGACATGCCGGTGGTGCAGGCCTGCGCACTGGTGCTCTCCGTCACCTATGTGCTGTGCAATCTGGTCGCCGACATGCTGGTCATCGTGCTCAATCCCAAACTCAAGACAGCCTGA
- a CDS encoding ABC transporter ATP-binding protein translates to MTDNTVIRVRDLNIGFHDRQQTWRPVLRGIDLSLGQGEILGLVGESGSGKSTLATAMLGLLRRGSLVRTGEVSVALPAPASASTSATASTSAIASTSTSHDPLHDEHRQLSFHHQPGRWLGELRLGLVSQHAEKAMTPHLTLGSLLCETLLSQGVKGKTEREQQAVAWLRRVHLPHPEVLMQRYPHQLSGGQQQRASLALALAQRPRVLVMDEPTTGLDASTQNEILALLASLRTELGMSIVFVSHDLGAVSHLCDRVAVMYAGQLVEVAATRDFLNGPRHPYGHALLAATPGSQCYRPDAALEGTPPLVGSAIKGCAFAPRCPRASVTCRDSVPSWQGRYACHHALEGHAMAAKASGKSAERPQSTKSDAATDERADRVKNDSQSATSLDIAPLLAVESLNLCYRMPGWLARLRGETPALTVSDVAFSLQQGETLALIGESGSGKTSILKALAGLLSPVSGQLSLRQEPLAGLVAERRPVQRQKIQYIFQHASTALNPRLTVFESLAPVLSRWFDLKGDGARQRAQSLLEEVRLPALYLDRLPSQLSGGEQQRVAIARALAAEPDILLCDEITSALDVSVQAAIIRLLQRLKRERGLSLVFVTHDLGLVSHFADRVLVLRNGRTEHLGNVASLATGDLPPYVQTLMEAKLVAA, encoded by the coding sequence ATGACGGACAACACCGTGATCCGCGTTCGCGATCTCAACATCGGCTTTCATGATCGCCAGCAGACCTGGCGACCCGTGCTGCGCGGTATCGACCTGAGCCTGGGCCAGGGCGAGATTCTGGGTCTGGTGGGCGAGTCCGGCAGCGGCAAGAGCACCTTGGCCACAGCCATGCTGGGTCTGTTGCGTCGGGGCAGCCTGGTGCGCACCGGCGAGGTGAGTGTCGCCTTACCTGCGCCCGCCTCTGCCTCCACTTCTGCCACTGCCTCCACCTCTGCCATCGCCTCTACCTCTACCAGTCATGACCCTCTTCACGACGAGCACCGCCAGCTGAGTTTTCATCATCAACCGGGGCGCTGGCTGGGCGAACTCAGGCTCGGGCTGGTGTCCCAGCATGCCGAAAAGGCCATGACGCCCCATCTCACGCTCGGCAGCCTGCTGTGCGAGACGCTGCTGTCGCAGGGCGTGAAAGGCAAGACAGAACGCGAACAACAGGCCGTGGCATGGCTGCGACGCGTCCACCTCCCTCACCCCGAAGTGCTGATGCAGCGTTATCCACACCAGCTTTCCGGCGGACAGCAGCAACGCGCCAGTCTGGCGCTGGCCCTGGCGCAACGCCCACGAGTGCTGGTGATGGATGAGCCGACCACCGGACTGGATGCCAGCACCCAGAATGAGATTCTGGCGCTGTTGGCTTCGCTGCGCACTGAGCTGGGAATGAGCATCGTCTTCGTCAGCCATGATCTGGGCGCGGTATCTCACCTGTGTGACCGCGTCGCGGTGATGTACGCCGGTCAACTGGTGGAGGTCGCCGCGACTCGCGACTTCCTGAACGGCCCGCGCCACCCCTATGGTCACGCGCTGCTGGCCGCGACGCCGGGCAGTCAGTGCTATCGACCTGACGCCGCGCTGGAAGGCACGCCGCCCCTGGTGGGAAGCGCCATCAAGGGCTGTGCCTTTGCACCGCGCTGCCCGCGCGCAAGTGTAACGTGCCGTGACAGCGTGCCGAGCTGGCAAGGTCGCTACGCCTGTCATCATGCGCTGGAAGGTCACGCAATGGCGGCAAAGGCGAGCGGGAAAAGTGCGGAAAGACCCCAAAGTACGAAAAGTGACGCAGCAACCGATGAGCGGGCGGATCGCGTAAAGAACGACTCGCAGTCAGCCACGTCGCTGGACATCGCGCCGCTGCTGGCCGTGGAGTCGCTGAACCTGTGCTATCGCATGCCCGGCTGGCTGGCGCGCCTGCGCGGTGAAACGCCGGCACTCACCGTCAGCGATGTGGCATTCTCGCTCCAGCAAGGCGAGACGCTGGCCTTGATCGGCGAATCCGGCAGCGGCAAGACCTCGATCCTCAAGGCGCTGGCCGGCCTGCTCTCCCCCGTCTCCGGACAGCTCAGTCTGCGTCAGGAGCCCTTGGCGGGATTGGTCGCCGAGCGGCGTCCGGTGCAGCGTCAGAAGATCCAGTACATCTTCCAGCATGCCAGCACGGCGCTGAATCCTCGTCTGACCGTGTTCGAATCTCTCGCACCGGTGCTTTCTCGCTGGTTCGATCTCAAGGGCGATGGCGCCCGCCAGCGTGCCCAGTCATTGTTGGAAGAGGTGCGCCTGCCCGCGCTCTATCTCGACCGTCTGCCCAGCCAGCTGTCGGGGGGCGAGCAGCAGCGCGTCGCCATCGCCCGAGCGCTGGCCGCCGAGCCCGACATCCTGCTGTGTGACGAGATCACCTCGGCGCTGGATGTCTCGGTTCAAGCCGCCATCATTCGCCTGCTGCAACGCCTCAAGCGTGAGCGCGGCCTGAGCCTGGTCTTCGTCACCCATGACCTGGGGCTGGTCAGTCATTTCGCGGACCGCGTACTGGTGCTGCGCAATGGCCGCACCGAGCATCTGGGAAATGTCGCAAGCCTCGCCACAGGGGATCTGCCGCCCTATGTGCAAACCCTGATGGAGGCCAAGCTGGTCGCGGCATGA
- a CDS encoding ABC transporter permease: protein MNASSSTIARGPRLALASLPGQHTLALLWANRQGRIGLVLIGLHLLLAVAGRWLAPYDISAGDSLASLLPPSAEHWLGTDQLGRDVLSRTLAGGREAIYTSLPAAVLAVVWGSACGMLLAIIGGRVENIAMRLVDALLSIPWLLFLLLVIGVMGPGPLVFILTLGIFYGVAVVRVMVTACREVLCLDYIQAARLRGDSLMRLLWREIKPNVLDTILVELAMRWSWALLAFSSLSFLGFGVSPPTPDWGLMVADGRGFMSFAPWAVLPPIVALSSLIIAINLVADTLAKTLGIDRAGRPE, encoded by the coding sequence ATGAACGCTTCTTCCTCGACGATCGCGCGCGGCCCGCGGCTGGCCCTGGCCAGCCTGCCGGGTCAACACACCCTGGCGCTGCTGTGGGCCAACCGCCAGGGCCGGATTGGCCTGGTGCTGATCGGCCTGCACCTTCTGCTGGCCGTCGCTGGCCGCTGGCTGGCGCCCTATGACATCTCCGCGGGCGACAGTCTCGCCTCGCTGCTGCCCCCCAGTGCCGAACATTGGCTGGGCACCGACCAGCTCGGCCGCGATGTCCTCAGCCGCACCCTGGCCGGGGGCCGCGAGGCCATCTACACCTCGCTGCCGGCCGCCGTGCTGGCCGTGGTATGGGGCAGCGCCTGCGGCATGCTGCTGGCCATCATCGGTGGGCGGGTCGAGAACATTGCCATGCGTCTGGTGGACGCCCTGCTGTCGATTCCCTGGCTACTGTTCCTCTTGCTGGTCATCGGCGTGATGGGCCCCGGCCCACTGGTCTTCATCCTGACTCTGGGCATCTTCTATGGCGTGGCGGTGGTGCGCGTGATGGTCACTGCGTGCCGCGAAGTGCTGTGCCTTGACTATATACAGGCCGCACGGCTGCGCGGCGACAGCCTGATGCGTCTGCTGTGGCGCGAGATCAAACCCAACGTGCTCGACACCATCCTCGTCGAGCTGGCGATGCGCTGGTCCTGGGCATTGCTGGCCTTCAGCTCGCTGTCGTTTCTCGGCTTCGGCGTCTCCCCGCCGACCCCGGACTGGGGACTGATGGTCGCCGATGGCCGCGGCTTCATGTCGTTTGCGCCCTGGGCCGTGCTGCCGCCCATCGTGGCGCTGTCCAGCCTGATCATCGCCATCAATCTGGTCGCCGACACCCTGGCCAAGACACTGGGCATCGACCGTGCGGGGCGCCCCGAATGA
- a CDS encoding alkaline phosphatase family protein, whose amino-acid sequence MSRPGLILILMDGISSQRFAETRARLPHLDALARDGLLIERLGADTNANSMPARAGVLTGQPAQVHGIYSNGIYSNGIHCPGSEVEFASVTGAETDSDRHATGASATAEHFRPARVEDLRGETLLEAARAAGLRVASLGFGLARPESCDWYLSPWWEEGDLRAKGMTAPRLNHWDARNDALMRAMSNDQQLLNEALSLIERETPELVLLELNTPDYCLHVHGNDDALVDGALMMVDAQLGSLLAGLEAINKRETYHLCVFSDHGHAPVQRALVADRLLPDVALQCDGGLLLVACDDDERQREQAARLAEFGVTPLEPADFLPPDVRHIQLYQAPPGMSFEPACKHAHHAELVAAPGYVSTHGFGPGATSDQRFAVLHGPSITAGERLELESLALHPRLRQVLDLPPLDEASTPQRARDLQEVN is encoded by the coding sequence ATGTCCCGCCCTGGCTTGATCCTGATTCTGATGGACGGCATCAGCAGTCAGCGCTTCGCCGAGACGCGGGCGCGTCTGCCGCATCTCGACGCCCTGGCCAGAGACGGCCTGCTGATCGAGCGCCTGGGTGCCGATACCAATGCCAATTCGATGCCCGCGCGAGCGGGTGTCCTGACCGGGCAACCGGCTCAGGTGCACGGCATCTACTCAAACGGTATCTATTCCAACGGCATCCATTGCCCCGGTTCTGAGGTGGAGTTTGCGTCTGTTACAGGGGCTGAGACCGATAGCGACCGTCACGCCACAGGCGCCAGCGCCACTGCAGAGCATTTTCGTCCAGCAAGGGTCGAGGACCTGCGTGGCGAGACCCTGCTCGAGGCCGCGCGCGCGGCAGGACTGCGGGTGGCCAGCCTCGGCTTCGGGCTGGCCCGCCCCGAGAGCTGCGACTGGTATCTGTCGCCCTGGTGGGAGGAAGGTGACCTGCGCGCCAAGGGCATGACCGCGCCGCGCCTGAATCACTGGGATGCCCGCAATGACGCCCTGATGCGCGCGATGAGCAATGACCAGCAACTGCTCAACGAGGCGCTGTCGCTGATCGAGCGCGAAACGCCTGAGCTGGTGCTGCTCGAACTCAACACCCCCGATTACTGCCTGCATGTGCATGGCAATGATGACGCCCTGGTCGATGGTGCCCTGATGATGGTCGATGCCCAGCTCGGCAGCCTGCTGGCCGGCCTTGAAGCCATCAACAAGCGCGAGACCTACCACCTGTGTGTCTTCAGTGATCATGGTCATGCCCCGGTACAGCGGGCACTGGTGGCAGACCGCCTTCTACCGGATGTCGCGCTGCAATGTGATGGTGGCCTGCTGCTGGTGGCCTGTGACGATGACGAACGCCAACGCGAGCAGGCCGCGCGCCTGGCCGAGTTCGGCGTCACGCCGCTCGAGCCGGCCGACTTCCTGCCCCCGGACGTGAGGCATATCCAGCTCTATCAGGCACCGCCGGGCATGAGCTTCGAACCCGCCTGCAAGCATGCCCATCACGCGGAGCTGGTGGCGGCGCCCGGCTATGTCTCCACGCACGGTTTCGGCCCCGGCGCAACGTCGGACCAGCGCTTCGCCGTTCTGCACGGCCCGTCAATCACTGCGGGCGAGCGCCTTGAGCTCGAGTCACTGGCCCTCCACCCGCGCCTGCGTCAGGTGCTGGACCTGCCGCCCCTCGATGAGGCTTCGACGCCACAGCGGGCACGCGATCTTCAAGAGGTGAACTGA